A part of Paenibacillus sp. sptzw28 genomic DNA contains:
- a CDS encoding glycosyl hydrolase family 18 protein, translated as MQTVMFRPRRRREGGWLKWLVLASGLLAMGIGMWAAWLNFVPNSRQVKPDYGSSYPIMVHGKAMAEGAIVDGDAVKLPLPVIQDDLGLKDNVYYEEKSGSIVLTNTDKVLRLKTNALTATINSKPYELRVAAEVKDKLVYIPSTPIEELYGIRIEYDKQTKIVTVLKSGEAVQRAKAPKGAVIRPQATIRAPIVERLTKNAEVRVWGEGEGWYQVQSESGIIGYAAKKDLQLSQVEHIERQEFKPPFVAWKLPGSKINLTWEAVYQKNPDTDNIAAMNGVNVVSPSWFELIDGSGHIRSKADIDYVNWAHKQGMQVWGLFSNGFEPVRTTQALGSVDSRFSMIQQLLAYVKLYNLQGINLDFENVNTSDKANLVQFVRELTPLLHDQGITVSIDVTPKSNSEFWSLFLDRSSLGKIVDYMILMAYDEHWASSPLAGSVASLPWVEKSLVRILEEDQVPPAKLVLGMPLYTRLWTEKKDENGAVKVSSKALGMESVKSLIAQKKLTPVLDLKAGQHYVEYTENGVLQRIWIEDDLSIKARVGLAKKYGLAGVATWQRAFQSSEVWDIIHQSLTKSP; from the coding sequence GTGCAAACGGTTATGTTCCGGCCGCGCCGACGCCGAGAGGGCGGGTGGCTGAAATGGCTGGTATTGGCCAGCGGATTGCTGGCGATGGGTATCGGCATGTGGGCTGCATGGTTAAATTTTGTTCCCAATAGCAGACAGGTAAAGCCGGATTACGGTTCGTCATATCCGATCATGGTTCATGGGAAGGCGATGGCTGAAGGCGCTATCGTGGACGGGGATGCGGTAAAGCTTCCTCTGCCTGTTATCCAAGATGATTTAGGTCTTAAGGATAATGTCTATTACGAGGAGAAGAGCGGGTCGATCGTTCTCACCAACACCGACAAAGTGCTGAGGCTTAAGACTAATGCCTTGACGGCCACAATTAACAGTAAGCCTTATGAGCTTCGTGTAGCTGCCGAGGTGAAAGATAAACTGGTCTATATTCCGTCGACGCCGATTGAGGAACTTTACGGCATTCGCATCGAATACGACAAACAAACGAAAATCGTTACCGTTTTGAAGTCCGGAGAAGCAGTTCAGCGCGCAAAAGCACCTAAGGGGGCTGTCATTCGGCCACAAGCCACTATACGGGCACCTATTGTCGAGCGTCTCACCAAAAACGCGGAAGTACGCGTATGGGGTGAAGGCGAAGGGTGGTACCAGGTGCAGAGCGAGAGCGGAATTATCGGATATGCGGCCAAGAAGGATCTGCAGCTTTCGCAAGTGGAACATATTGAACGGCAGGAATTCAAGCCCCCATTTGTAGCATGGAAGCTGCCTGGGAGCAAAATCAATCTAACCTGGGAAGCCGTTTATCAGAAGAACCCCGATACCGATAACATCGCTGCGATGAACGGTGTCAACGTCGTAAGCCCTTCTTGGTTCGAGCTGATCGACGGCAGTGGCCACATCCGCAGCAAGGCGGACATCGACTACGTCAATTGGGCTCATAAGCAGGGGATGCAGGTGTGGGGACTGTTCAGTAACGGGTTCGAGCCGGTCAGAACAACCCAGGCACTGGGCAGTGTCGATTCCCGTTTTAGTATGATCCAGCAGCTGCTTGCTTATGTGAAATTGTACAACCTTCAGGGCATCAACCTTGATTTTGAGAATGTAAACACGTCGGACAAAGCCAATCTAGTCCAGTTCGTGCGGGAGTTGACGCCGCTGCTGCATGATCAGGGCATTACCGTATCGATTGACGTGACACCAAAATCAAACAGTGAATTCTGGTCGTTATTTTTGGACCGCTCTTCACTCGGTAAAATAGTTGACTACATGATCCTAATGGCCTATGACGAGCATTGGGCGTCCAGCCCCTTGGCAGGCTCGGTGGCGTCGTTACCCTGGGTCGAGAAATCCCTGGTTCGGATATTAGAAGAGGATCAGGTGCCCCCCGCCAAATTAGTTCTCGGAATGCCTCTCTACACTCGTCTTTGGACGGAGAAAAAAGATGAAAACGGCGCAGTCAAGGTCAGTTCGAAAGCGCTCGGCATGGAATCGGTCAAGAGCCTTATTGCGCAGAAGAAGCTTACCCCTGTCCTCGACCTCAAGGCAGGACAGCATTACGTGGAATATACCGAGAACGGCGTGCTGCAGCGTATTTGGATTGAAGACGACTTATCAATAAAGGCTCGAGTAGGGCTTGCCAAGAAATACGGTCTCGCAGGAGTCGCGACATGGCAGCGGGCATTCCAGTCCAGTGAGGTGTGGGATATCATTCATCAGTCTTTAACGAAATCGCCATAA
- the cyoD gene encoding cytochrome o ubiquinol oxidase subunit IV, translated as MQVGTHNDGQGHGDHIDHHESHGSLKSYVIGFVLSIVLTIIPLLLVLKGGMSKNATLWTIVLAAVVQLCVQLFFFMHIREGEKPHYNIMALIFGIIVVIAIVGGSMWIMSFNAVVQ; from the coding sequence ATGCAGGTCGGTACGCACAACGACGGGCAGGGTCACGGCGATCACATTGATCACCATGAATCGCACGGATCGCTGAAATCGTACGTTATCGGGTTCGTTCTGTCCATAGTGCTTACGATCATTCCGCTGCTGCTCGTACTGAAAGGCGGAATGAGCAAAAATGCGACTCTCTGGACGATCGTACTCGCAGCCGTGGTGCAGCTTTGTGTACAGTTATTTTTCTTTATGCATATCCGAGAAGGCGAGAAGCCGCACTACAACATAATGGCCCTGATCTTCGGCATCATCGTGGTCATTGCGATCGTCGGCGGCTCGATGTGGATCATGTCGTTTAACGCCGTCGTACAATAA
- a CDS encoding polysaccharide deacetylase family protein — protein sequence MTQNYACQSCSDRLLIIHADDFGSSHSANQAIIELFRSGGITSASIMMPCEAAAEAAAFCKRNDTAHVGIHLTLTSSRNQFLKPVFKEFSLDSLITRDGFFPEEVSLIERDADSQQVKKELAAQIESAIALGIDPTHLDCHEGCLLGLALGRDFLDIVFELCEEYALPFLLPHRIVLQSFLNEAQKSLFRKKISEAAARGIYLIDDLSVFPYELEEGESYETLKIEWGNRLAHLMPGITQMVTHPAMMTTELLALTGHAAKRELEYRLLRDSGSKALVEEMKIKLISWKHLRDLQRRMGC from the coding sequence ATGACTCAAAATTACGCTTGCCAGTCATGCAGTGACCGTCTTCTGATTATTCATGCAGACGATTTCGGCTCTTCGCACTCTGCCAATCAGGCAATAATTGAATTGTTTCGCAGCGGCGGCATTACCTCCGCATCGATTATGATGCCATGCGAGGCTGCCGCGGAAGCCGCAGCATTCTGCAAAAGAAACGACACCGCCCATGTCGGCATTCATTTGACTCTTACCAGTTCCCGCAATCAATTTTTAAAGCCTGTATTCAAGGAGTTTTCACTTGACAGCCTGATCACACGAGACGGCTTTTTCCCGGAGGAGGTTTCCCTGATAGAACGTGATGCCGATTCTCAGCAGGTCAAAAAAGAGCTGGCTGCGCAAATAGAGTCGGCTATCGCTCTTGGCATCGATCCCACACACCTCGATTGTCATGAAGGCTGTTTGCTCGGCCTTGCCTTAGGCCGGGATTTCCTGGATATCGTTTTCGAGTTATGCGAGGAATACGCCCTTCCGTTCCTGTTGCCGCACAGAATTGTCCTGCAAAGCTTTCTTAATGAAGCTCAAAAATCCCTTTTCCGGAAAAAAATCTCTGAAGCTGCGGCTCGCGGAATTTATTTAATCGATGACCTGTCCGTATTCCCGTACGAGCTGGAAGAGGGCGAAAGCTATGAAACGTTAAAAATAGAATGGGGAAACCGGCTCGCACATTTAATGCCCGGAATCACGCAGATGGTGACGCATCCCGCGATGATGACAACCGAATTATTGGCGTTAACGGGGCATGCCGCGAAAAGAGAACTGGAATACCGGTTGTTGAGGGATTCGGGATCGAAAGCGTTAGTTGAGGAAATGAAGATCAAGTTGATTTCCTGGAAGCATCTAAGGGATTTACAGAGAAGAATGGGCTGTTAA
- the gatA gene encoding Asp-tRNA(Asn)/Glu-tRNA(Gln) amidotransferase subunit GatA, which yields MALFDMRLQELHNKLTSKELSVSELVDASYRRIAQTDASIQAFLTLNEQGARSAASELDKQLQDGGERGLLFGLPAGIKDNIVTEGLLTTCGSQFLRNYDPIYDATSMKKLKAAQSITIGKLNMDEFAMGGSNENSSFHPTRNPWNTEYVPGGSSGGSAASVASGQVYFSLGSDTGGSIRQPAAYCGIVGLKPTYGLVSRFGLVAFASSLDQIGPLTKNVEDSAYVLQAIAGYDEMDSTSANVDIPDYISALTGDVRGLRIGVPKEYLGEGIDPKVREAVLNALKQFESLGAIWEEVSLPHTEYAVAAYYLLASSEASSNLARFDGVRYGVRADNPDNLLDLYRKSRSQGFGPEVKRRIMLGTYSLSSGYYDAYYLKAQKVRTLIKQDFDNVFKDYDLIIGPTAPTTAFRLGEQVGDPLTMYLNDICTIPVSLAGIPAISVPCGFADGLPVGLQIIGKAFDEQTVFRAAHAYEQHTEHHKQRPQL from the coding sequence TTGGCACTCTTTGATATGCGTCTGCAGGAACTACACAATAAATTGACAAGCAAAGAGCTGTCTGTAAGCGAGCTGGTTGATGCGTCATACCGGAGAATCGCGCAGACAGATGCTTCAATACAAGCATTTTTGACACTTAACGAACAAGGCGCCCGATCCGCTGCGTCCGAATTGGACAAGCAGCTGCAGGACGGCGGCGAACGCGGTCTGTTATTTGGCTTGCCCGCAGGTATTAAAGATAACATCGTTACGGAAGGGCTGCTTACAACCTGCGGCAGCCAATTTTTGCGAAATTATGATCCGATCTATGATGCAACGTCGATGAAGAAGCTTAAGGCCGCGCAGTCGATAACGATAGGCAAGCTGAACATGGATGAGTTCGCTATGGGCGGCTCCAATGAGAACTCCAGCTTTCATCCGACCCGCAACCCTTGGAATACGGAGTACGTTCCGGGCGGTTCAAGCGGCGGCTCCGCAGCATCGGTAGCGTCCGGGCAAGTGTATTTCTCACTCGGCAGCGACACAGGCGGCTCGATTCGCCAGCCCGCGGCTTACTGCGGCATTGTTGGTCTTAAACCCACGTACGGCCTGGTTTCGCGTTTTGGACTCGTAGCATTTGCCTCCTCGCTTGATCAAATCGGACCGCTCACGAAGAATGTGGAGGACTCCGCTTATGTTCTCCAGGCCATCGCCGGTTACGATGAGATGGATTCGACGTCCGCCAACGTTGATATCCCGGACTACATCAGCGCGTTGACAGGCGATGTCAGGGGTCTGCGCATCGGCGTGCCGAAGGAATATCTCGGCGAGGGTATCGACCCGAAGGTGAGAGAAGCGGTTCTCAATGCTTTGAAACAATTCGAAAGCCTCGGCGCAATTTGGGAGGAAGTTTCCCTGCCGCATACCGAATATGCGGTTGCCGCCTACTATCTGCTCGCTTCTTCGGAAGCGTCGTCCAATCTGGCCCGCTTTGACGGAGTCCGATATGGAGTCCGTGCGGACAACCCGGACAACCTGCTCGACCTGTATCGAAAATCGCGCAGTCAAGGCTTCGGCCCGGAAGTGAAGCGCCGGATCATGCTCGGCACCTACTCTCTTAGCTCCGGCTACTATGACGCCTATTATTTAAAGGCGCAGAAAGTGCGTACGCTGATCAAGCAGGATTTTGACAATGTGTTCAAGGATTATGACCTTATCATCGGACCGACGGCGCCTACAACCGCCTTCCGCCTCGGGGAGCAGGTAGGCGATCCGCTGACGATGTACTTGAACGATATTTGCACAATACCCGTCAGTCTCGCAGGCATTCCGGCGATCAGTGTTCCTTGCGGCTTCGCGGACGGCCTGCCTGTCGGACTGCAAATTATAGGCAAAGCGTTCGACGAGCAGACGGTGTTTCGCGCCGCGCATGCTTACGAGCAGCATACTGAGCACCACAAACAGCGTCCGCAGCTGTGA
- the gatB gene encoding Asp-tRNA(Asn)/Glu-tRNA(Gln) amidotransferase subunit GatB, producing the protein MFEPNKYETVVGLEVHVELHTKSKIFCGCSTSFGAPPNTHTCPICLGHPGVLPVLNRQALEYAMKAAMALNCQIADVSKFDRKNYFYPDSPKAYQISQYDKPIGEHGWIDIEVNGQTKRIGITRLHLEEDAGKLTHVDGGFASLVDFNRVGTPLVEIVSEPDIRTPEEAKAYLEKLKAIMLYCEVSDVKMEEGSLRCDANISLRPFGQEQFGTRAELKNMNSFRGVQRGLEYEQMRQADVLDSGGKVVQETRRWDEAQGKTFSMRSKEEAHDYRYFPDPDLVRMHIDTEWKERVRASIPELPDARKARYTTDFGLSSYDAEVITSSKKLADFFEESLGYTQDAKAVANWIMGDLLGYLNANALELEGVKITGQGLGEMIGLMEKGTISSKIAKTVFKEMLESGKRPQQIVEEQGLVQISDEGAIAEVVSRIVEANPQSVEDFKAGKEKAIGFLVGQVMKETKGKANPALVNKLLLERLNQ; encoded by the coding sequence ATGTTTGAACCGAACAAATATGAAACGGTAGTTGGGCTCGAAGTGCACGTTGAGCTTCACACGAAGAGTAAAATCTTCTGCGGCTGCTCCACGTCGTTCGGCGCCCCGCCGAATACGCATACTTGTCCGATTTGTCTCGGACATCCGGGCGTCTTGCCGGTATTGAACCGTCAAGCTCTGGAGTACGCCATGAAAGCGGCAATGGCGCTTAACTGCCAAATTGCCGATGTGAGCAAATTCGACCGCAAAAACTATTTTTACCCGGATTCACCCAAAGCGTACCAAATCTCCCAGTACGACAAACCAATCGGGGAGCATGGCTGGATTGATATCGAAGTAAACGGTCAAACGAAGCGTATCGGGATCACGCGGCTTCATCTTGAGGAGGACGCCGGCAAGCTGACGCATGTGGACGGCGGCTTTGCATCGCTTGTCGACTTTAACCGGGTTGGGACACCGCTTGTAGAGATCGTTTCAGAGCCGGACATCCGCACGCCTGAGGAAGCGAAGGCATACCTGGAGAAGCTCAAGGCGATTATGCTTTATTGCGAAGTATCCGATGTGAAGATGGAAGAAGGCTCGCTGCGCTGCGACGCCAATATCAGCCTTCGTCCGTTTGGGCAGGAGCAGTTTGGCACGCGGGCGGAGCTCAAGAACATGAACTCGTTCCGCGGCGTGCAGCGCGGGCTTGAATACGAGCAGATGCGTCAAGCCGATGTGCTTGATAGCGGCGGCAAAGTGGTGCAGGAGACTCGCCGGTGGGACGAAGCCCAGGGCAAAACGTTCTCGATGCGAAGCAAGGAGGAAGCGCATGATTATCGCTACTTCCCGGATCCGGATCTCGTGAGGATGCATATAGACACAGAATGGAAAGAACGGGTCCGCGCTTCCATTCCGGAGCTGCCCGATGCTCGCAAAGCACGTTATACTACTGATTTCGGTTTGTCTTCCTACGATGCCGAGGTAATCACATCTTCCAAGAAGCTTGCGGATTTCTTTGAGGAGAGCCTGGGTTACACGCAGGACGCGAAAGCGGTGGCGAACTGGATTATGGGTGATTTGCTCGGATACCTCAACGCGAATGCTCTCGAGCTTGAAGGCGTGAAGATTACCGGTCAAGGGCTCGGCGAGATGATCGGTCTCATGGAGAAAGGAACGATCAGCAGTAAGATTGCCAAAACCGTCTTTAAGGAAATGCTGGAGAGCGGTAAACGCCCGCAGCAAATCGTCGAGGAACAGGGACTGGTGCAAATAAGCGATGAAGGCGCGATAGCTGAAGTGGTAAGTCGCATCGTGGAAGCGAATCCGCAATCGGTCGAGGATTTCAAGGCCGGGAAAGAGAAAGCGATTGGATTCCTTGTAGGTCAAGTGATGAAAGAAACGAAAGGCAAAGCAAATCCGGCGCTTGTTAACAAGCTGCTTCTTGAACGATTGAATCAATAG
- the perR gene encoding peroxide-responsive transcriptional repressor PerR: protein MGATVEQALEQLKSTGVRMTPQRHAILSFLMDSMTHPTADEIYKALSPTFPSMSVATIYNNLRLFVDAGLVRELTYGDDSSRFDADLSEHYHAICRSCGKIVDFEYPPLTDVEAAASRETGFSVEGHRMEIYGHCAECSKLPS, encoded by the coding sequence ATGGGCGCGACCGTGGAACAGGCACTTGAGCAATTGAAAAGCACCGGCGTACGTATGACCCCGCAACGTCATGCTATCTTGAGTTTCCTGATGGATTCCATGACCCATCCGACAGCTGATGAGATTTATAAAGCGCTATCTCCCACGTTTCCGAGTATGAGCGTAGCGACCATTTATAATAACCTACGGCTGTTCGTCGACGCCGGACTCGTCCGCGAGCTCACGTACGGCGACGACTCAAGCCGGTTTGACGCCGATTTATCCGAACATTATCATGCCATTTGCCGCAGCTGCGGTAAAATAGTCGATTTTGAATACCCGCCGCTTACAGATGTTGAAGCCGCCGCTTCCCGGGAAACGGGTTTTAGCGTAGAGGGTCACCGGATGGAAATTTACGGCCATTGTGCGGAATGCTCAAAGCTGCCGTCCTGA
- the gatC gene encoding Asp-tRNA(Asn)/Glu-tRNA(Gln) amidotransferase subunit GatC, with translation MSVTVNDVEHVANLARLDLSAQEKEQLTEQLNAILKYAEKLNELDTEQVEPTTHVLPVSNVMREDQTRKSVTPDTALKNAPDEEDGQFKVPAVLE, from the coding sequence ATGAGCGTTACCGTTAATGATGTCGAGCATGTCGCCAATTTGGCGCGGCTGGATCTTTCCGCTCAGGAGAAGGAGCAATTGACCGAGCAGTTGAACGCAATATTGAAATATGCGGAGAAGCTGAACGAGCTGGATACCGAGCAAGTTGAGCCGACAACCCACGTGCTGCCAGTGAGCAATGTAATGCGGGAAGACCAGACCAGGAAATCGGTTACGCCTGATACTGCGCTGAAGAATGCGCCGGATGAAGAAGACGGCCAGTTCAAGGTACCAGCGGTGCTTGAATAA
- a CDS encoding ATPase, producing the protein MHKLGMRVVIVSDLFEQGLPIGEYGYVIAYDRNADNAFDYVIRVPKANRNFYVPAADIELETVIFQQEAERVEREALIDFALATHNAELFRRVMNGDEAETEESNGSEVQSQDDFIRQVNLKAWI; encoded by the coding sequence ATGCATAAGCTGGGGATGAGGGTCGTAATCGTTTCAGATTTATTCGAACAGGGCCTCCCTATTGGGGAATATGGATATGTTATTGCTTACGACCGCAATGCGGATAACGCATTCGATTATGTCATACGAGTGCCGAAGGCCAATCGTAATTTTTATGTTCCGGCAGCCGACATTGAGCTGGAAACTGTTATCTTTCAGCAGGAAGCCGAGCGTGTTGAGCGTGAAGCGCTTATTGATTTCGCGCTTGCTACCCACAATGCCGAACTATTCAGGCGTGTAATGAATGGGGACGAAGCCGAGACGGAAGAAAGCAACGGCAGTGAAGTGCAAAGCCAGGACGATTTCATTCGTCAAGTAAACTTGAAAGCCTGGATTTGA
- a CDS encoding DUF4097 family beta strand repeat-containing protein yields MRTPKIDYRKIAPFLAFLIPGAGHLALGLHLRGLMLITGVLTDIVAMVRFADEGGGRFALLIVFLGLALPLFWFFSVFDTLQQEARLRESADGQLDQEQQGAAWLEGAAVVAVGLVLLGLVRSPSVLIPWLDAVGTFAPGAGLTVIAAMLVVKRGRTMFRIGRFTAATVVIATGALLLWDEIQGRNDIRLLGQWWPAAFVLLGIEIVVYSLTYRSAGRKLSFDIGGSFLSVIIAVTAYTVTQYTSMPFSWLDNFKVDLAGMSGYSDEKGFKYEKETISVPITPETSALAIDNPNGKVTVKKGNVSEMTVQTVMWVDVADKQEADQVAEQSKIDITGDNKLKIAAKGEPYGTNGSRKPRMNIIITIPEASRIGQLPAMETGGSFNEKTETSGAPGSSYSLESSESSSNGAVNSQTINGESFSENSAPAADSNLSKDGTEPAQGAAPPDGEAADKPSPENQVIQTELSIQVSNGSVDVSGLVLPGGLKVKVTNGEIALRKLEGPVTAESKNGSILATDIKGNVQLATYNGGVKALRILGDIEGSTLSGNIELEHISGNSDVETKNGEIIIREAEASIKADTLNGDIAIHSATVGGDWDIDSSIGDINLFVPENGDYSVNGSVTFGNVYTDLPLTASKNTIRGDIGTATYRINIDANSSITVNHYTP; encoded by the coding sequence ATGCGCACACCTAAGATTGATTACCGGAAAATAGCGCCGTTTCTAGCTTTTCTCATACCGGGAGCGGGTCATCTCGCCCTCGGATTACATCTGAGAGGCTTAATGCTGATAACGGGCGTACTGACTGACATCGTCGCTATGGTCCGTTTTGCTGATGAGGGTGGAGGCAGGTTCGCCTTGCTTATTGTTTTTCTTGGCTTGGCGCTTCCGCTGTTTTGGTTTTTCAGCGTTTTTGATACGCTTCAGCAGGAGGCCAGGCTGCGCGAATCCGCTGACGGCCAACTTGACCAGGAACAGCAAGGTGCGGCTTGGCTCGAAGGTGCGGCCGTCGTTGCTGTCGGGCTGGTCCTCCTCGGGCTTGTCCGCTCGCCATCCGTGCTGATCCCTTGGTTAGATGCCGTGGGAACGTTTGCGCCAGGGGCCGGTCTTACCGTTATTGCCGCCATGTTAGTTGTAAAGAGGGGGAGAACGATGTTCAGGATCGGACGGTTTACCGCAGCAACTGTTGTCATTGCGACCGGGGCCTTGCTGCTCTGGGATGAAATCCAAGGTCGTAACGATATTCGTCTGCTCGGACAGTGGTGGCCGGCCGCGTTCGTTCTGCTCGGGATTGAAATTGTCGTTTACAGCTTGACCTACCGATCTGCGGGCAGGAAACTGTCATTTGACATTGGCGGCAGCTTTTTATCCGTCATAATCGCGGTTACTGCTTACACGGTAACACAGTATACTTCAATGCCTTTCTCGTGGCTCGATAATTTTAAAGTTGATTTAGCCGGAATGAGCGGATACAGCGATGAAAAAGGTTTTAAGTATGAGAAAGAGACGATCTCCGTACCGATTACGCCGGAGACATCCGCACTTGCAATTGATAATCCGAACGGTAAAGTGACCGTGAAGAAGGGTAATGTTAGTGAAATGACCGTTCAGACGGTTATGTGGGTGGATGTGGCGGACAAACAGGAAGCCGATCAAGTGGCTGAACAGTCAAAGATCGATATCACCGGTGACAATAAATTGAAGATTGCAGCGAAAGGTGAGCCATACGGTACTAACGGAAGCCGTAAACCGCGTATGAATATTATTATAACGATTCCTGAGGCATCCCGGATTGGGCAATTGCCCGCCATGGAAACGGGAGGTTCTTTTAATGAAAAAACTGAAACCTCCGGCGCTCCCGGCTCGTCTTATTCTTTAGAAAGCTCCGAAAGCTCATCGAATGGTGCAGTGAACAGCCAAACGATTAACGGCGAGTCATTCTCCGAAAATTCAGCACCTGCGGCCGATTCGAATTTGAGCAAAGACGGAACAGAGCCGGCCCAAGGGGCAGCTCCGCCGGACGGAGAGGCCGCGGATAAGCCGTCTCCGGAGAATCAAGTCATACAGACGGAGCTTAGCATTCAGGTTAGCAACGGTTCGGTCGACGTATCCGGACTGGTTCTTCCGGGCGGTCTGAAAGTGAAGGTAACGAACGGTGAAATCGCTCTTCGTAAGCTTGAAGGACCTGTAACAGCAGAGTCGAAGAATGGAAGCATATTAGCGACCGACATCAAAGGCAACGTTCAGCTCGCAACCTACAATGGCGGTGTGAAGGCACTGCGGATACTGGGAGATATCGAAGGATCGACTCTCAGCGGGAACATTGAGCTGGAGCATATTTCCGGTAATTCCGATGTAGAGACCAAAAACGGAGAGATTATCATTCGTGAAGCCGAAGCCTCGATCAAGGCCGACACGTTAAACGGCGATATTGCGATTCACAGCGCAACTGTGGGCGGCGACTGGGATATAGACAGCTCAATCGGCGATATTAATCTATTTGTTCCCGAAAACGGCGATTATTCGGTAAATGGCTCTGTAACTTTCGGAAATGTTTATACCGACCTGCCTCTCACTGCAAGCAAGAACACTATACGAGGGGATATCGGCACGGCGACCTATCGGATAAATATTGACGCAAACAGCAGCATAACGGTAAATCATTACACCCCTTAA
- a CDS encoding nucleotidyltransferase-like protein produces MENIKEYFKTSLEHDEQLISLAAIDNPYPYNPLIDGLDLLLLAVSDTTAPAKGTEHMRIDGERILIRTITPAQLEQWITGGENRSIIQWLVRGAILLDRDNYLHHIRERLLAFPNELREQKQLVEFAHFIRTYLQAKQDLQDNNLLDAYGHILTALHHWAHIALIEAGVHPELTVWRQMRRFNPGIYKLYEELTISSESLEQRVKLVQLACEFSVMSKMKSCCELLFSILAQREEPWSVMELQLHPKLSDLHIDLSLLLQKLVKRGYVREVAIMPDSGDTEALELRYRCETV; encoded by the coding sequence GTGGAGAATATAAAAGAGTATTTCAAAACAAGTTTAGAACATGATGAACAATTGATCAGCTTGGCCGCGATCGATAATCCCTACCCGTATAACCCGCTCATTGACGGGCTGGATCTGCTGCTGCTTGCGGTTTCAGATACAACCGCCCCTGCCAAAGGTACGGAGCACATGCGAATCGACGGGGAACGCATTCTGATCCGGACGATTACTCCGGCTCAGCTGGAGCAATGGATTACCGGCGGGGAGAACCGCAGCATCATACAATGGCTCGTTCGGGGGGCAATCCTGTTGGATCGGGACAATTATTTGCATCATATTAGAGAAAGATTGCTGGCTTTTCCGAATGAGCTCCGCGAGCAGAAGCAATTGGTGGAGTTCGCTCATTTTATACGCACATATCTTCAGGCTAAGCAGGACCTGCAGGATAATAACCTGCTTGATGCATATGGTCATATCTTAACCGCGTTGCATCACTGGGCCCATATTGCATTAATTGAAGCGGGCGTCCATCCGGAGTTGACGGTATGGCGGCAAATGCGCCGTTTTAACCCGGGTATCTACAAATTGTACGAAGAGCTGACTATAAGCTCCGAGAGCCTGGAGCAGCGCGTGAAGTTGGTACAGCTTGCTTGCGAATTTTCGGTTATGAGCAAAATGAAATCGTGCTGTGAGCTGCTATTCTCGATTCTCGCCCAGCGCGAGGAACCATGGAGCGTCATGGAACTGCAGCTTCATCCCAAGCTCTCGGATTTGCATATTGATTTATCCCTGCTGCTGCAAAAGCTGGTCAAACGCGGTTATGTGCGGGAAGTCGCGATTATGCCGGATTCCGGCGATACTGAAGCGCTCGAGCTCCGATACCGCTGTGAAACGGTATAA
- a CDS encoding YgzB family protein, producing MFAKSSKINEFRLWGLLFTLIGMGLMILGTAGVVFWGQSGKVFAAIFMVIGMIAMLASVGVYFWAGMLSTSAFILPCPECGRQTKMLGKTDRCMYCKTKLTLDPNQATHTAGEPGEASDSSHS from the coding sequence ATGTTTGCCAAGTCAAGTAAAATCAACGAATTTCGGCTCTGGGGTCTACTGTTTACGCTTATCGGAATGGGACTTATGATCCTCGGAACTGCTGGAGTTGTATTTTGGGGACAATCGGGAAAAGTGTTTGCAGCTATTTTTATGGTTATCGGAATGATCGCGATGCTGGCCAGCGTAGGCGTTTATTTTTGGGCGGGCATGCTTTCCACCAGCGCTTTTATATTACCGTGTCCGGAATGCGGCCGGCAAACCAAAATGCTCGGGAAAACCGACCGTTGCATGTATTGCAAAACTAAATTGACGCTGGATCCTAATCAGGCGACGCATACAGCCGGCGAGCCTGGCGAAGCAAGCGACTCAAGTCATTCTTAG